Below is a window of Hydrogenobacter sp. DNA.
GTACCATCCTTTTCAAGGAAGGAGCAACCCGGTAAAAATACATGAGCGTACTTTGCGGTTTCATTCATGAATATGTCATGTACAACAACGCACTCCATAGATTTAAGAGCCTGTATGACGCGATTCACATCCGGGTCTGACTGAAGTACATCCTCACCTTGTATGTATATACCTTTGAATTTTCCTTCCAACGCGAGCATCCACATATTGGGTATTCTAAGACCTGGCTCTGGATCTAATTTCACACCCCACACATCTTCAAAAAGCTTTCTAACTTCTGGGTCTGATACATGTCTATAACCACTCAGTTCGTGAGGGAAGGATCCCATGTCACAAGAACCCTGCACGTTGTTTTGTCCTCTGAGGGGATTAACACCGGTACCTTCCTTCCCTATATTGCCGGTGAGCATAGCGAGATTCGCAAGAGCTAAAACTGCCGTAGTTCCTTGCGTGTGTTCCGTAACACCAAGCCCGTAGTATATAGCCGATCTGCCTCCGGTTGCGTAAAGCCTTGCAGCACCTCTTATGAGCCTTGCCGGAACACCTGTTATACTTTCAACAGCTTCCGGAGAGTTTTCGGGTCGTAAAATAAACTCCCTCCACTTTTTGTAAGCTTCTATATCACATCTTTGCTCAATAAATTCCTTATTCTCAAGCCCTTCGGAAACTATAGTGTGAGCCATAGCGTTTAGTATGGCTACATTTGTACCAGGTCTTAGTTGAAGATGGTAGTCAGCTCTTATATGAGGTGTTTCGACAAGTTCTATTTTTCTTGGATCTATAACTATGAGCCTGGCACCTTCACGAAGCCTTCTCTTGAGAAGAGAACCGAATACGGGATGACCTTCGGTGGGATTAGCGCCCACTATCATAATGACATCAGCCCAACGAACCGAATCAAAATTATTTGTACCTGCTGAAGTACCAAAGGCTGCCTTTAGACCGTAACCTGTAGGAGAGTGGCATACCCTCGCACATGTATCCACGTTATTGTTGCCGAATACAGCCCTGACTAATTTCTGTATTATATACACTTCCTCATTGGTACACCTTGAGGATGTAATAGCTCCAATCGCATACTTTCCATACTTTTCCTGTATCCTTTTGAACTCTTTTGCTACGTAGTTTATCGCTTCTTCCCAGGATACCTCCTTCCAAGGTTCATCGATGCTTTTTCGTATCATCGGCTTTGTAACTCTATCTTCAGAATACACGTAAACCCACGCAAACCTACCTTTAACACATGAGTGTCCGTGATTGGCTCCACCTTCTTTGTTAGGTGTCATCCTTACTACTTTATTGCCTTTTACTTCCGCGTTGAAAGAGCAACCTACACCGCAAAAGGCACAGGTAGTTCTCACACTTCTATCAGGTATACCTTGCTCAATAACACTCTTTTCCATCAGCGCAGAGGTGGGGCATGCTAAAACGCACGCACCACATGACACGCATTCTGAGGTTGCGAACTTTCCAGTAGGTCCAGGCTTTACTAAGGATGCAAACCCTCTGCCTTCTACAGTCAGTGCTATGGTATTTTGGATCTCATCACAAGCTCTAACACACCTGTAACACACGATACATTTAGAGGGATCAAAAGTAAAGTAAGGGTTGCTCTCATCTTTCGGCAAGTTAAGATGGTTCTTACCATCAAAGCCATACCTAACTTCCCTTAGCCCTACGTATCCAGCCATGTCTTGAAGTTCGCAGTTGCCATTAGCAGGACACGTGAGGCAGTCCAAAGGATGATCTGATATGTAAAGTTCCATTATCCCTCTTCTGAGCTTTTCCAATTTTTCTGAATGAGTCCTGACCTTCATGCCCTCTTCCACAAGTGTGGTACAAGAAGCTGGATAACCTTTTCTTCCCTCAATCTCCACTATACACAATCTGCAAGAACCGAAAGCCTTCAGCGTATCAGTAGCACACAGCTTAGGTATTCTTATACCTGCCACAGAAGCCGCCCTAAGGACGGATGTCCCCTCTGGAACGCTTACCCTGATGCCATCTATCTCAAGTGTGACCATCTTGGAAGAATTAGAAGGCGGAGTTCCAAGATCTTTTATGGCTACATCAACAAACGCCATGACAACACCTCCTAAGAGTTAAATTTAAATTCCTTTCTTAGTCCGAGTTCTTCGGAAAAATGCTTTAGTATGCTAAGTACGGGATAAGGAGCCATACCACCCAGACCGCACAGAGATGTGTACATCATCACTTCCATGAGATCCTCAAGCAATGTCAGAAGCCTACCATCTTTACCGTTTTTCATCAATCTATCTATTAGCTCCATACCTCTTTGAGAACCTATGCGACAAGGTGTACACTTACTGCAAGATTCGTGAGCGCAAAACTCCATGGCGAACCTCGCCATGTACCAAAGATCCACAGTATCATCAAAAACTACCACACCACCGTGTCCCAAAATACCACCTATCTTTTGAAAAGCTTCATAATCCAAAGGCACATCCAACATACTTTCGGACAGATACGCTCCTAAGGGACCGCCCACTTGCACGGCTTTAACCGGTCTACCAGTGTAAGTACCTTCTCCAAACTCATATATGAGCTCCCTTAAAGTTATTCCAAAAGGAACTTCCACCAGACCGCCTCGCTTCACATTTCCAGAAAGCTGTACGGGAAGTGTACCCTTTGATCTTTCTGTACCGTAACTTGAATACTTTTGGGCTCCCTCCCTGATTATCCAAGGAACTGTAGCAATCGTGACCACATTATTAACGATGGTAGGTTTACCCCAAAGCCCGCTTACAGCAGGTACAGGTGGTCTTGGACGCACAATACCCCTTTTGCCTTCTAAACTTTCAAGCAAAGCGGTTTCTTCACCGCATATGTACGCTCCTGCACCTACATATAACTCAATGTCAAAGGCTTTCCCGCTCCCCATTATGTCTTTTCCAAGATATCCCCTCTCGTATGCTGTGTCTATAGCTTTTTGCAATACATTCCTCGCAAGGGGATATTCCGAGCGAAGGTATATGTATCCTTCTTTAGCGCCTACCGCAAGACCGGCTATTATCATTCCCTCTATGAGAAGGAAGGGATCGCACTCCATTATCATCCTATCCGAAAAGGTGCCAGAATCACCTTCATCAGCGTTGCATACCACGTACTTTTCATCGGAAGGAGTCTTAAAAACCGTCTCCCACTTTACACCTGTAGGGAAACCTGCTCCTCCCCTTCCACGAAGTCCTGACATCTTTATCTCATTAATAATATCTTTAGATTCCATACTTAGAGCCTTCTTAAGTGCGGAAAACCCACCGTGTTGAACGTACTCATCGATAGATAAAGGATCTATCAAACCTACACGTTCAAAGGTAAGTCTTGTCTGCCTTTTGAGATAATCAATTTCATCTACAAAACCTATATAAAGCGGGTGATTTTTGTTGTCCAAAAAGGCATCAAAGATTGAAGGGACTTCTTCCGGAGAAACATTTCTATATCCTATCCTCCCTCCGGAGGTTTGCACTTCCACGAGAGGTTCCAGCCAATACATACCCCTCGATCCGTTTCTCACAAGATCAAGTTTTATGCCCCTCCTTTTCGCTTCATTCCTTATCGCATCAGCAACTTCATCTGCTCCCATTGACAAAGAGGAAAAATCTCTTGGAACAAAAACTTTATGCTTACTTTCCATTTCCCTTTACCCCTTTTCTTAGTATGC
It encodes the following:
- the fdhF gene encoding formate dehydrogenase subunit alpha produces the protein MAFVDVAIKDLGTPPSNSSKMVTLEIDGIRVSVPEGTSVLRAASVAGIRIPKLCATDTLKAFGSCRLCIVEIEGRKGYPASCTTLVEEGMKVRTHSEKLEKLRRGIMELYISDHPLDCLTCPANGNCELQDMAGYVGLREVRYGFDGKNHLNLPKDESNPYFTFDPSKCIVCYRCVRACDEIQNTIALTVEGRGFASLVKPGPTGKFATSECVSCGACVLACPTSALMEKSVIEQGIPDRSVRTTCAFCGVGCSFNAEVKGNKVVRMTPNKEGGANHGHSCVKGRFAWVYVYSEDRVTKPMIRKSIDEPWKEVSWEEAINYVAKEFKRIQEKYGKYAIGAITSSRCTNEEVYIIQKLVRAVFGNNNVDTCARVCHSPTGYGLKAAFGTSAGTNNFDSVRWADVIMIVGANPTEGHPVFGSLLKRRLREGARLIVIDPRKIELVETPHIRADYHLQLRPGTNVAILNAMAHTIVSEGLENKEFIEQRCDIEAYKKWREFILRPENSPEAVESITGVPARLIRGAARLYATGGRSAIYYGLGVTEHTQGTTAVLALANLAMLTGNIGKEGTGVNPLRGQNNVQGSCDMGSFPHELSGYRHVSDPEVRKLFEDVWGVKLDPEPGLRIPNMWMLALEGKFKGIYIQGEDVLQSDPDVNRVIQALKSMECVVVHDIFMNETAKYAHVFLPGCSFLEKDGTFTNAERRIQLVRQVIPPMCGKQEWEVVMDIANAMGYPMRYSHASEIMDEIARLTPSFAGVSYEKLERLGSIQWPCNEKAPEGTPIMHKDGFVRGKGMFHITAFVPSPERTTERYPLLLTTGRTLFQYNVGTQTRRTPNIFWYKEDVLEIHPHDAQQRGIKDGDYVKLESRKGWVILKAKISDRVAPGVVYTTFHFPEINTNVVTTDYSDWATNCPEYKVTAVQVTPVYQKPQLIGKYTQKELAGTEV
- a CDS encoding NADH-quinone oxidoreductase subunit NuoF translates to MESKHKVFVPRDFSSLSMGADEVADAIRNEAKRRGIKLDLVRNGSRGMYWLEPLVEVQTSGGRIGYRNVSPEEVPSIFDAFLDNKNHPLYIGFVDEIDYLKRQTRLTFERVGLIDPLSIDEYVQHGGFSALKKALSMESKDIINEIKMSGLRGRGGAGFPTGVKWETVFKTPSDEKYVVCNADEGDSGTFSDRMIMECDPFLLIEGMIIAGLAVGAKEGYIYLRSEYPLARNVLQKAIDTAYERGYLGKDIMGSGKAFDIELYVGAGAYICGEETALLESLEGKRGIVRPRPPVPAVSGLWGKPTIVNNVVTIATVPWIIREGAQKYSSYGTERSKGTLPVQLSGNVKRGGLVEVPFGITLRELIYEFGEGTYTGRPVKAVQVGGPLGAYLSESMLDVPLDYEAFQKIGGILGHGGVVVFDDTVDLWYMARFAMEFCAHESCSKCTPCRIGSQRGMELIDRLMKNGKDGRLLTLLEDLMEVMMYTSLCGLGGMAPYPVLSILKHFSEELGLRKEFKFNS